The sequence GGTTCCGCATTAATCGGCTGAAAAGCCACGATGAAGACCTGATTTTGGTGCCGGATCTCTATCTGGCACTTAAGCTTATTCAGAGTAAACAGCGGGTTGCTGAGAAGTCCGAGCCAGAGGCTCCCATGTCGGAAGCGGGGGGAGACGCTGAAATGAGCTGATCGGTTTTCATTATTGATGAAGAGTGAACAGCAAAAAGGGCCGTCATGGCCCTTTTTAGGATTTGAACTGACTGGCTATTTATTCAGTTGTGGCGTCACTTGGTCGCAGCAACATATATAAACGGAACAGATACACCAGTAATAGTGCAGAAACCAGATTACTCAGTGCACTTAAAATAACCGTCGCAATAGGCGTTGGCAGAGCAGTGAGATGGCTCACCAGATACAGCAAAATTAATTTAGCCGCTATCCACAACATCATGGCAGGGATAATTAACCGCACATTGGCGAAGGCCAGTTTGGTGCTGGCTTTGATGGCGGCAAAAACCCCGATCTTTTCAGTGGTCACAATAATGGGCGACAGCGACAGCGCGACCGCAATGACGATACCCGGCACGATAAACATCGTCAATCCTAACTGAATCAACAAGGTACCGATAAACATTAGTAGCAGTAAGCGAGGCAAAATAGGTACGGAAATACCAATTGCCTGCAATGCGCTTACACGACGCCCCTGAGAGACCATCGAGATCAGCGTTAGCATTCCCCCCACTAATAACACGTTACCGACTAATGCAGAGAAGGTGGCCGCAGCAGAGACTTTGAGTAGCACTATTTGCTGCTCTGGTGTCATTTGCGACACAATTTCACTGATGCTCACACTTGCCGATGACGTAATGTCATTTTCCGTGGCACTTAAAAGACCCAGTTGCTCAGCATCAGGGATAAAAGCTTGATTCAGCATGACGGTAATGAACGCAGTCAACAGGGCCAGCAACAGG comes from Yersinia mollaretii ATCC 43969 and encodes:
- a CDS encoding YciC family protein, giving the protein MPITANTLYRDSFNFLRNQLPAILLLALLTAFITVMLNQAFIPDAEQLGLLSATENDITSSASVSISEIVSQMTPEQQIVLLKVSAAATFSALVGNVLLVGGMLTLISMVSQGRRVSALQAIGISVPILPRLLLLMFIGTLLIQLGLTMFIVPGIVIAVALSLSPIIVTTEKIGVFAAIKASTKLAFANVRLIIPAMMLWIAAKLILLYLVSHLTALPTPIATVILSALSNLVSALLLVYLFRLYMLLRPSDATTE